In Amia ocellicauda isolate fAmiCal2 chromosome 7, fAmiCal2.hap1, whole genome shotgun sequence, one genomic interval encodes:
- the cdkn2d gene encoding cyclin-dependent kinase 4 inhibitor D, whose amino-acid sequence MVLEERDAGRRLTAAAARGDLPEVRRLLEGQRVHPGTVNEFGRTALQVMMMGNSAVARALLEHGADANVQDGLGITPAHDAARTGFADTLRVLLEFGATVNVPDQSGALPIHIAAREGHADVVELLAPLSNLTHLDTSGHTALDIARATSCPAVLRLLERQLEVGLSVQA is encoded by the exons ATGGTCCTGGAGGAGAGAGACGCCGGGAGGAGGCTGACGGCGGCGGCGGCCCGAGGGGACCTGCCGGAGGTGCGGAGGCTGCTGGAGGGGCAGCGCGTCCACCCGGGCACCGTCAACGAGTTCGGCCGGACCGCGCTGCAG GTGATGATGATGGGCAACAGCGCGGTGGCTCGAGCTCTGCTGGAACACGGCGCGGATGCCAACGTGCAGGACGGCCTGGGCATCACCCCCGCGCACGACGCCGCCCGGACCGGCTTCGCCGACACGCTGCGGGTGCTGCTGGAGTTCGGCGCCACGGTCAATGTGCCCGACCAGTCCGGCGCGCTGCCCATCCACATCGCCGCCCGGGAGGGCCACGCCGACGTGGTGGAGCTGCTGGCGCCGCTGTCCAACCTCACCCACCTGGACACCAGCGGCCACACGGCCCTGGACATCGCCCGTGCCACCTCCTGCCCGGCCGTGCTGCGGCTGCTGGAGCGCCAGCTGGAGGTGGGCCTGAGCGTCCAGGCGTAG